The Streptomyces sp. P9-A4 genome contains a region encoding:
- the metH gene encoding methionine synthase yields MASLPTPSADSRNRAAALREALASRVVVADGAMGTMLQAQDPTLEDFQDLEGCNEILNVTRPDIVRSVHEAYFEVGVDCVETNTFGSNHSAAGEYEIADRIFELSEAGARIAREVADEFGAKDGRQRWVLGSIGPGTKLPSLGHIAYDVLRDGYQRNAEGLLAGGADALIVETTQDLLQTKSSLIGARRAMDALGMDVPLICSLAFETTGVMLLGSEIGAALTALEPLGIDLIGLNCSTGPAEMNEHLRYLARHSRTPLMCMPNAGLPVLTKDGAYFPLTPPEMADAQENFVRDYGLSLVGGCCGSTPEHLRQVVDRVRGLAPAPRDPNPEPGAASLYQTVPFRQDTAYMAIGERTNANGSKKFREAMLDGRWDDCVEMARDQIREGAHMLDLCVDYVGRDGVADMEELAGRFATASTLPIVLDSTEVDVLRAGLEKLGGRAVINSVNYEDGDGPESRFAKVTRLAQEHGAALIALTIDEEGQARTVEHKVAIAERLIEDLTGNWGIHESDILIDALTFTICTGQEESRKDGIATIEAIRELKRRRPDVQTTLGLSNISFGLNPAARILLNSVFLDECVKAGLDSAIVHASKILPIARFDDEQVTTALDLIYDRRSEGYDPLQKLMALFEGVNTKSMKAGKTEELLALPLDERLKRRIVDGEKNGLEADLDEALTVRPALEIVNEILLDGMKTVGELFGSGQMQLPFVLQSAEVMKTAVAYLEPHMEKSDAEGKGTIVLATVRGDVHDIGKNLVDIILSNNGYNVVNIGIKQPVSAILEAAEQHRADVIGMSGLLVKSTVIMKENLQELNQRELAAKYPVILGGAALTRAYVEQDLHEIYQGEVRYARDAFEGLRLMDALIGVKRGVPGAVLPELKQRRVAKTTPAAADATGAEPEPGGRSDVAVDNPVPTPPFWGTRVVKGIPLKDYASWLDEGALFKGQWGLKQNRAGDGPSYEELVETEGRPRLRGWLERLHTENLLEAAVVHGYFPCVSKGDDLIILDEAGNERTRFTFPRQRRGRRLCLADFFRPEESGETDVVGLQVVTVGSRIGEATAELFASDSYRDYLELHGLSVQLAEALAEYWHARVRAELGFAGEDPSDVRDMFDLKYRGARFSLGYGACPDLEDRAKIADLLRPERIGVHLSEEFQLHPEQSTDAIVIHHPEAKYFNAR; encoded by the coding sequence TTCGAGCTTTCCGAGGCGGGCGCCCGGATCGCCCGCGAGGTCGCCGACGAGTTCGGCGCCAAGGACGGCCGCCAGCGCTGGGTGCTCGGCTCCATCGGCCCCGGCACCAAGCTGCCGTCGCTGGGCCACATCGCGTACGACGTGCTGCGCGACGGCTACCAGCGGAACGCCGAGGGCCTGCTGGCCGGCGGCGCGGACGCGCTGATCGTGGAGACGACCCAGGACCTGCTGCAGACCAAGTCGAGTCTCATCGGCGCGCGCCGCGCGATGGACGCCCTCGGCATGGACGTGCCGCTGATCTGCTCCCTCGCCTTCGAGACCACCGGCGTCATGCTGCTCGGCTCGGAGATCGGCGCGGCGCTCACCGCCCTGGAGCCGCTCGGCATCGACCTGATCGGTCTGAACTGCTCCACCGGCCCCGCCGAGATGAACGAGCACCTGCGGTACCTCGCCCGCCACTCCCGTACGCCGCTGATGTGCATGCCGAACGCCGGCCTGCCGGTGCTGACCAAGGACGGCGCGTACTTCCCCCTGACACCGCCGGAGATGGCCGACGCGCAGGAGAACTTCGTCCGCGACTACGGCCTCTCCCTGGTCGGCGGCTGCTGCGGCTCCACCCCCGAGCACCTGCGCCAGGTCGTCGACCGCGTCCGGGGCCTCGCCCCCGCCCCGCGCGACCCGAACCCCGAGCCCGGCGCGGCCTCGCTCTACCAGACCGTGCCGTTCCGCCAGGACACCGCGTACATGGCGATCGGCGAGCGCACCAACGCCAACGGCTCCAAGAAGTTCCGCGAGGCGATGCTCGACGGCCGCTGGGACGACTGCGTCGAGATGGCCCGCGACCAGATCCGCGAGGGCGCGCACATGCTCGACCTCTGCGTGGACTACGTCGGCCGCGACGGCGTCGCCGACATGGAGGAGCTGGCCGGCCGCTTCGCCACCGCCTCCACCCTGCCGATCGTCCTCGACTCCACCGAGGTCGACGTCCTGCGCGCCGGCCTGGAGAAGCTCGGCGGCCGGGCCGTCATCAACTCCGTGAACTACGAGGACGGCGACGGCCCCGAGTCCCGCTTCGCCAAGGTCACCCGGCTGGCCCAGGAGCACGGCGCCGCGCTGATCGCCCTCACCATCGACGAGGAGGGCCAGGCCCGCACCGTCGAGCACAAGGTCGCCATCGCCGAGCGGCTCATCGAGGACCTCACCGGCAACTGGGGCATCCACGAGTCCGACATCCTCATCGACGCCCTGACCTTCACCATCTGCACCGGCCAAGAGGAGTCGCGCAAGGACGGCATCGCCACCATCGAGGCGATCCGCGAGCTGAAGCGCCGCCGGCCGGACGTGCAGACCACGCTGGGCCTCTCCAACATCTCCTTCGGCCTCAACCCGGCCGCGCGCATCCTCCTCAACTCGGTCTTCCTCGACGAGTGCGTCAAGGCCGGTCTCGACTCGGCCATCGTGCACGCCTCGAAGATCCTGCCGATCGCCCGCTTCGACGACGAGCAGGTCACCACCGCGCTCGACCTGATCTACGACCGCCGCAGTGAGGGCTATGACCCGCTGCAGAAGCTGATGGCCCTCTTCGAGGGCGTCAACACCAAGTCGATGAAGGCCGGCAAGACCGAGGAACTCCTCGCCCTGCCCCTGGACGAGAGGCTGAAGCGCCGCATCGTCGACGGCGAGAAGAACGGCCTGGAGGCCGACCTCGACGAGGCCCTGACGGTCCGCCCCGCCCTGGAGATCGTCAACGAGATCCTGCTCGACGGCATGAAGACGGTCGGTGAGCTGTTCGGCTCCGGCCAGATGCAGCTGCCGTTCGTGCTCCAGTCCGCCGAGGTCATGAAGACGGCCGTGGCGTACCTCGAACCGCACATGGAGAAGTCCGACGCCGAGGGCAAGGGCACGATCGTCCTCGCCACCGTCCGGGGCGACGTCCACGACATCGGCAAGAACCTCGTCGACATCATCCTGTCCAACAACGGCTACAACGTCGTCAACATCGGCATCAAGCAGCCGGTCTCCGCGATCCTCGAAGCGGCGGAACAGCACCGGGCCGACGTCATCGGCATGTCCGGTCTCCTGGTGAAGTCCACCGTGATCATGAAGGAGAACCTCCAGGAGCTGAACCAGCGCGAGCTGGCCGCCAAGTACCCCGTGATCCTCGGCGGCGCCGCCCTCACCAGGGCCTACGTCGAGCAGGACCTGCACGAGATCTACCAGGGAGAGGTCCGCTACGCCCGCGACGCCTTCGAGGGCCTGCGCCTCATGGACGCGCTCATCGGCGTCAAGCGCGGAGTCCCCGGTGCCGTACTCCCCGAGCTCAAGCAGCGCCGGGTCGCGAAGACGACCCCCGCGGCGGCCGACGCCACCGGCGCGGAGCCGGAGCCCGGCGGCCGTTCCGACGTCGCCGTGGACAACCCGGTGCCGACCCCGCCGTTCTGGGGCACCCGGGTCGTCAAGGGCATCCCGCTGAAGGACTACGCGTCCTGGCTCGACGAGGGCGCCCTCTTCAAGGGCCAGTGGGGCCTCAAGCAGAACCGGGCCGGCGACGGCCCCTCGTACGAGGAGCTGGTCGAGACCGAGGGCCGGCCCCGGCTGCGCGGCTGGCTGGAGCGCCTCCACACGGAGAACCTCCTGGAGGCGGCCGTCGTCCACGGCTACTTCCCCTGTGTCTCCAAGGGCGACGACCTGATCATCCTCGACGAGGCCGGCAACGAGCGGACCCGCTTCACCTTCCCGCGCCAGCGCCGGGGCCGCCGCCTCTGCCTCGCGGACTTCTTCCGCCCGGAGGAGTCCGGCGAGACCGATGTCGTCGGCCTCCAGGTCGTCACCGTCGGCTCGCGGATCGGTGAGGCCACGGCCGAGCTCTTCGCCTCCGACTCCTACCGCGACTACCTGGAGCTGCACGGTCTGTCCGTGCAGCTCGCCGAGGCCCTCGCCGAGTACTGGCACGCGCGCGTGCGCGCGGAGCTGGGCTTCGCCGGCGAGGACCCGTCCGACGTCCGCGACATGTTCGACCTCAAGTACCGGGGCGCGCGCTTCTCCCTCGGCTACGGGGCCTGTCCCGACCTGGAGGACCGCGCGAAGATCGCGGATCTGCTGCGCCCGGAGCGGATCGGGGTGCACCTGTCGGAGGAGTTCCAGCTCCACCCGGAGCAGTCCACCGACGCCATCGTCATCCATCACCCGGAGGCGAAGTACTTCAACGCCCGGTGA